Within Triticum dicoccoides isolate Atlit2015 ecotype Zavitan chromosome 1B, WEW_v2.0, whole genome shotgun sequence, the genomic segment GGATCCACCGGAGACTGACAATGGAAAGATCCAGGTATATGCCAGAGACACGCCTCCACACGCCATAAGCCATGCTCGACGCGGCGACTGAAACTCCGCGTTATTACACTGATACCACAACCAAGTCACACAAAATCTCCACCCATATATGAAATAATCCAGAGTCCAGACAACGCAAACACTACCTTCTAGGTTCAACACCAACAATAGCGAGAGCTGCAGCATCGAAGGAAGATCTGTAGGAACCTTATGCAACCACTACTGCTACCTCCGTAGCCAAAGCCATGAACAACAAAAGACCCTAATTAATAAAACCTAAACTATAGACGGACAAGGGGCAAGTCCCGGGGTCCACCTTCCTACCACCATTGCCGGAGCCGCCGATGAGGGTGAGGCCAGATCACCCTCTCTCTTTTCTTCGGCCGTGGCGACTAGGTTAGAATTAATGTAGTCCATTTTCACCATTTTACATGTGGCTGTGGCAGCTAGGTTTAAatttttaacttttgaaaacttcaACATTTATTAATTAAGCAAAGGTTACACGGAGTCCTTGGGATAATTCCGGTATAAGGCTTGGCTAACAATGAACGACTACATTACAATATCGATGCACATGCTTGAAGACACCGAAATGAAGATGATGGACACAAACCTGGTGTCACGTTTAGATGAGGAAACTGgagacgtttttctttttctttttgaaggAATTTTTGAAACACTAGTTGATTGGGGACGTCGGATCAACCACAGACAATCGAAGGCAAATGCCACTAGTTGATTGAGTGACGGGAAGACGGGACCCACTCAAAAGATCCACGCCAAACACCCACCGCGCACGAACGAACACGACGGCCGTTCCCCCCCGACGCCGATGTCCGCCGCATCCGCCCTCGCCGCCGCTCCTCCTCCGGCTGAACCTAGCTGAAGTCCGGTCAGCGCCACTCCTTTACCCCGCCGATTTCCCCACTCCGCCTCCGCCGCTATTCCACCGCGCCGATGtctcgcctccgcctcctccgccgcagctcctcctccaccACACTGATAcccctcctccggctcctccgccgctgctccacctccacctccacgtcGCCGCCCTCACGCTCCTGGTCTCCCCGAGACGCCTTTGTTGCGGCCATAGAGCGTGTTCGCGCCAGGACGCTCAGCCCGGAAGACGCTCACCACCTGTTCGACAATTTGCTCGGTCAGGCCACCCCGGTCCCCGTGCGCACCCTGAACGGCTTCTTTGCCGTCCTCGCCCGTGCCACGTCCTCTGCCGCCTGCATCCGAGATGGCCCCGCCCTTGCCGTCGCTCTCTTCAACCGCGTGTGCCAAGAAGAGGCCGGTCCGCGTGTGGCGACGCCCACAGTCCACACCTATGGCATCCTCATGGACTGCTGCTGCCGCGCGCGTCGCCCGGACCTAGGGCTCGCCTTATTCGGCCGCTTCCTCGGGACAGGCCTGAGGACAAACGAGATCGTCGCCACCACCTTCCTCAAGTGCCTCTGCTGCGCGAAACGGACAGAAGAGGTTGTGAAAGTACTGCTTCACAGAATGCCCGAGCTGGGCTGTGTGCCTAATGCCATCTCGTACTCCATAGTTTTGAAAAGCTTGTGTGAAAATAGCATGAGTCAGCAGGCactcgacctgctccagatggtAGGGAAAGAAGGAGGCTGCCTTCGTGATGTGGTGGCATATAACACAATCATCCATGGCTTCTTTAAGGAGTGCGGAATAGACAAGGCATGCCATCTATTCCATGAAATGATGCGGCAAGGGGTTGTGCCGACTGTGGTGACATACAACACAGTAATTGATGCGTTGTGCAAGGCCGGAGAAATGGACAAGGCAGAGCTAGTCTTTCAGCGGATGGCTCGTAATGGTGCGCAGCCCAATAAAGTGACATGTAATGGCAGTAAATTTAGTTCACTGACTGACGGATATTGCTCAGTCGGCAAGATGGATAAAACATTCAAACTGCTTGATGCCATGGTATCAGTTGGAATTGAGCCTGATGCTGTTACTTATAGTGCACTTCTTGATGGCTATTTTAAAAATGGAAGGATCGATGATGGTTTGACTCTATTTAGAGAAATGTCGTGCAAGGGAGTTAAACCAACAACTGTGACATATGGCATCATACTGGATGGTTTATAT encodes:
- the LOC119319843 gene encoding protein Rf1, mitochondrial-like, with translation MSRLRLLRRSSSSTTLIPLLRLLRRCSTSTSTSPPSRSWSPRDAFVAAIERVRARTLSPEDAHHLFDNLLGQATPVPVRTLNGFFAVLARATSSAACIRDGPALAVALFNRVCQEEAGPRVATPTVHTYGILMDCCCRARRPDLGLALFGRFLGTGLRTNEIVATTFLKCLCCAKRTEEVVKVLLHRMPELGCVPNAISYSIVLKSLCENSMSQQALDLLQMVGKEGGCLRDVVAYNTIIHGFFKECGIDKACHLFHEMMRQGVVPTVVTYNTVIDALCKAGEMDKAELVFQRMARNGAQPNKVTCNGSKFSSLTDGYCSVGKMDKTFKLLDAMVSVGIEPDAVTYSALLDGYFKNGRIDDGLTLFREMSCKGVKPTTVTYGIILDGLYRAGRTAAAKKMFDQMIKSGITVTVSIYTTPSFPVYKAYFNFFVFPI